The sequence ccgggtatggtatatatgtatatgacttgattcaccgagtcccataacgggccgggtatgttatatgatatagatatgcatgattctcatctcgtaaggcacaggtgcattggtatctttgattatcatacttgcttTCTGTTATCTTTTATTCAGTCTTGATCtcctttattgtatttcatgctttatatactcagtacattcctcgtaccgaccccctttcttcagggGGCTGCGTtccatgcccgcaggtacagacactcagtttggtgatcctccagcctaggatttctgctcagctgtttggagagctccattgttccggagcctagattattttggtacagatcttttgatgtagacttatgcatatccggggggtacgacggggccctgtcccgtcatattttactttgatactcttagaggtctgtagacatgtgtgggttgtatataggttttagtcagctatatcgatatggttcgttttgggtattttcgtatataatggcagccttgtcggcttgcatatcgTGTTATGTTTTGGgtagctgtgactcctcaggagacaggtttatgatgatatatggcgTTATGAATCTTCAGTTGCTTTTACAAGTTTCCATactgtccttagtttcagtctgactatatctaacaggttcgtatacgagtgtccagctcgagcactagtcacggctcatggggttgggtcatgacaaacaTACCCGCAAGTCACAAAtaaccatccgaacctctcggaaTCAACGTTtaaaaaagatccgtttacctaaaagtctaCTTTGGGTCAAACATTTTTCGCTTTAACGCTTATTATCACAAAAACCAATCTAGTATCCACCCGATAACCTCGAAAATTGTACCACCCATCCCCGTAAATCTAATATAAGCTAATAAAGCTCAAAAAAAGGTCAACTAGGTCAAAAGTATCGtaatggccaaacgggtcgttacgtcagataccaattaaacaatggCTCGCCTTGGAGGGACAAGGAAGTGGAATGGGGAAAAAGTACCTGAATCAGCTAACAGCTGGGGATATCTCTCACGTATATgagactcggtctcccaagtagcctcctcaacaagacgatgcttccattgaacCTTCATAGAAGtaatctccttagacctcaacttccGAACCGCCTATACAAGATCGCTATCAGCTCATCCTCATAGGTCAGATTCTCATCGAGCAACACTGAATCCCAACGGACAATGTAAGTACCATTAGAATGGTACTTCTTtaacatagacacatgaaagacCGGATGAACACCAGACTGGCCTAGTGGtaaggccaactcataagcaacgtCACCAACTCTACGGAGTATCTCAAATGGGCCAAGATACCTCTGACTtaacttgcccctcttcccaaatcccataacacccttcatgggtgagatctTCAGAAGCACTTGCTCGCCCACCCAAAACTCTAAATCCCAAACCTTCCTGTCCAcatacatcttctgtcgactctaagctgctagaagcttttcctgaataagcttcaccctGTCCGtggactctctcaacaaatctGTGCCCCATAGGcaaacctcaaatgcatcaaaccacccaaagGGAGAACGATACCTCCTACAATATAAAGCCTCGAACAGCGCCATATCAATACTTGAATGGTAGATATTGTTGTACATAAACGCCGCTAGGGGtgagaactggtcccaatgaccaccaaaatcaatgacacatactctcaacatatcctcgagcacctgaatagtcctctcggaTTGACCATCAGTCTGGGAATGAAAAGTTGTACTGAAGTCCAACTGAGTACCCAACTCTGCCTAAAAAGCCCTCCAGAAATTAGAAGTAAACTGGGACCTCAATCCGAAACAATGGAAATAGGGACCCCGTGCAATCGCACAATATCACGAACATAGATCCTGGCTAACCTCTCCGCAGTATAAGTGACCcgaactggaatgaaatgagtGGACTTGGTCAATCAGCCAACAATAACACACAccgaatcaaacttgcccagggttttcggaagacccacaacgaaatccatggcaatccgcgcccacttccactcgggaatgggcattctATGGAGCACACCACcaggtctctggtgctcatacttcactTTCTGACAATTCCCATAGTTAGACACAAAAATtgcaatatctctcttcatccttccccaccagtagtgttgtctcaaatcCCGATGCATCTTCGTGGCACCCGGATGAATGAAGTACCTTAAACTATGGGCCTTAGTCGAGATCAAATGAATCAAACCACTAACACGAGGAATGCACACCCATCCTTTGATCCTCAGAATCCCCTCCTATCGAATGGCCTCGCCCTTCCCTCGCGCGAGAACCTTATCTCGAATCTTAcacaactgagcatcctcaaactgatgagtcctgatctgcTCTAAGAGAGACAATCTCACCTCAAAAAAAGCTAAGATGCCTCGAACTAAAATATTAAGACGAACAAAattgttggccagagtctgaacctccatggccaacggatgcTCGAAAACAATCAAATGGACTAAACTACCCATACTCGTGGCTTTCCCTAGaagataaagaatagagatgtcatagtccttcaggagctccatctaTTAGTGCTGCCTgaaattaagatctctctgagTAAACACGTGCTGAAGGCTATGGTagtcggtgaaaacctcacaatggatgCCATACAAGTAATGACTCCAGATCGTCAAAGCGAAGACTGAgctaacaactccaaatcatgggtagggtagttCCTCTCAGggatcttcaactgacgggaagcataggctatgacactaCCCTCATACACCAATACAGCACCCCAACCCACACGGGATATATCACAATAGAC is a genomic window of Lycium ferocissimum isolate CSIRO_LF1 unplaced genomic scaffold, AGI_CSIRO_Lferr_CH_V1 ctg20647, whole genome shotgun sequence containing:
- the LOC132043059 gene encoding uncharacterized protein LOC132043059; this translates as MELLKDYDISILYLLGKATSMGSLVHLIVFEHPLAMEVQTLANNFVRLNILVRGILAFFEVRLSLLEQIRTHQFEDAQLCKIRDKAELGTQLDFSTTFHSQTDGQSERTIQFSPLAAFMYNNIYHSSIDMALFEALYCRRYRSPFGWFDAFEKMYVDRKVWDLEFWVGEQVLLKISPMKGVMGFGKRGKLSQRYLGPFEILRRVGDVAYELALPLGQSGVHPVFHVSMLKKYHSNGTYIVRWDSVLLDENLTYEDELIAILYRRFGS